The following proteins are encoded in a genomic region of Drosophila willistoni isolate 14030-0811.24 chromosome 2L unlocalized genomic scaffold, UCI_dwil_1.1 Seg196, whole genome shotgun sequence:
- the LOC6640620 gene encoding AF4/FMR2 family member lilli isoform X12, whose product MDLSLERDSSALGSLFQQIINDMKNTSPLWEDFVAKASKLHTCLRAAIQAIAAYLDAFQKIADAATNSRGASKEIGTALTRVCLRHKAVETRLKTFTSAIMDCLVQPLQDKIEDWKRTVATIDKDHAKEYKRCRSELKKRSSDTLRLQKKARKGQTDGLQSLMDSHMQDVTLRRAELEEVEKKSLRSAMVEERLRYCSFVHMLQPVVHEECEVMSELGHLQEAMQSIALVTKEPNVLPQASEELIHDAKASINLYPESPGGGSGSQGGGCSNSLGSRKSSVCSISSMNSSGSSNSPGHHHYQRSLSQFVTPAIRLKPGESSDSGFCSSPALTTQASTSTNQTHAVSTWPPHSQDVVDTLPPTADRPHTISTAYEKGHQRPPLTVYTFQNPETIHESSGSGNMVATNGGSNGNNGNGGNGSGQNTPATQKSPAATLSRPPLPVKPAHVRCSSLERPLSAQSNHRQGSGNLLQRQCPSPIPAHITKELSAAHHAQQQQQQQSQQQQQQSQQQQQQTVPPTYVNMSELANMAALKLTNQQQQQQQQQQQQQQPAAKPSPPPLQQQSSIDSIGSQHSNDSSSGQLHHQQQQHHHNHQHHNQHNPSLQLASTRSHSISSSVSSNSHPSIDSAVAASLMGHHNATNSNTTTTTTPSSGSSTPQNHYSPLLTQSPTSTAAGTPSAASSTGLGFVYQVNSPTPPTSEILKITEQSAGSVDGGETATTETDERSRASVLQKASMFEKAAAAATSPPLPVGPIAGSVAPNGGRRSEEMRAAEQQEMDKSFEDSIQALNNLIGELDSFQREIDEGKGKHNNSASSNSNNNNNSNNNGSLSSSDNNNILATSNIDLCAISNQTNSSGCGTDISDTNSDEHLQQHHDHREQHDASDSELSRCYVSETSSLTAGYENPTFAHLSREDHPYNNGSVGTGYAGASDTISLCASSDSVCLGQPRHAYVDTCSDSGSAVVVIYDHQIPNTPDVEFVKQNSEIVVLRTKDPQSQLQMHEMRELQQLPTNLAGSPESSPDSTKPSMQPPTATVAPAKQRLSSFRASSEQQLQLLGRSSPQRGGGGGGAMGGGSTRIARRSSINQAKPPPPVRRSSSVTPSPNATMGPPPTNLHYQQQAQLSSSSEHLPPPPAFMLDAHHNITPPMPMMPPLALPSPPTSMPSSALKVSETVRALAAMRHQPASPVALRRMQQQQQQQQHHPQQPQQPQQPFIQSLHNFSPSNDETTDYEAYYNSYMELHAYAEAVNQGQKPYNGQQQQTQLHPPPHHNHQQPLSPTPPPYHAPPQADAPSFRTSSPASGGNNGGGIYAQPKLVNSMSSFRTSSPSPNGHAAAAAAHPLPPTQPKANPNLIAQLNARLNSNKQHTTDGGGGIYGNHQQQQQQHQQQQQQSGGVVGDSIYMRSGGMSHLPQQQHFDAAAQVSSLRQAPQQHPHQQQQQQQQQQQQHYTCPPPLEDPPPPPIYSAGSSATMPKKMPRAAHAGQNASHMMSAYAASGSGSTATLPKNIIQQQRLQQQQQQQQQQQYQQPQGIGNGNGHPNQRPQLPLPQQQQKLRAAQQQQHLMDQQRQPPIPSRHSSVQQKIFVSTNPFIQTTAVKFHSPSASPTCGSPVTGSSLASIYATTARGSHHHQQQQQQQLQQQLQQQQQQHYYRDVAGGNSNGYNNHNVHAHTHNVHAHHPNYATNSTNIEKTGSIRAKTKAEFLENLNAKLAKQGMSGRAFAVRNLINSKALPDPRICHESLMDQIKRGAPLKRNQKINDRSAPKIH is encoded by the exons AATACTTCACCACTTTGGGAGGATTTTGTGGCAAAGGCCAGCAAGTTGCACACATGTTTACG AGCTGCCATTCAGGCAATTGCCGCCTATTTGGATGCCTTCCAAAAGATTGCCGATGCGGCCACCAATTCAAGAG GTGCATCAAAGGAAATTGGCACAGCCCTGACGCGCGTCTGTCTGCGTCACAAGGCGGTCGAGACACGTTTAAAGACCTTCACTAGCGCCATTATGGACTGTTTGGTACAACCGTTGCAGGATAAAATTGAAGATTGGAAACGTACAGTGGCCACCATCGATAAGGATCATGCCAAAGAGTATAAACGTTGCCGCAGTGAGCTCAAAAAACGTTCCAGCGATACATTGCGTCTGCAAAAGAAGGCTCGCAAGGGTCAAACCGATGGCCTACAATCTCTGATGGACTCTCACATGCAAGATGTGACATTGCGGCGAGCCGAACTCGAGGAGGTTGAAAAGAAGTCACTTCGTTCGGCCATGGTGGAGGAGCGTTTACGTTATTGCAGTTTTGTGCATATGTTGCAGCCGGTGGTCCACGAAGAATGTGAAGTTATGTCCGAATTGGGTCATCTACag GAAGCCATGCAATCTATTGCATTGGTAACCAAGGAGCCGAATGTTCTGCCGCAGGCCTCCGAGGAGCTTATACATGATGCCAAGGCCAGCATTAATCTATATCCAGAATCACCAGGCGGTGGTTCGGGTTCCCAGGGTGGCGGTTGCTCCAATTCCTTGGGTTCACGTAAAAGTTCCGTTTGCTCCATTAGCAGTATGAATAGCAGCGGTTCAAGCAATTCACCTGGTCATCATCACTATCAACGCTCTCTGTCGCAG ttTGTAACGCCCGCAATTCGCTTGAAACCTGGTGAATCCAGTGATAGTGGCTTTTGCTCATCGCCAGCTCTAACAACACag GCCTCGACTTCAACTAATCAGACACATGCCGTTTCCACTTGGCCACCACATTCCCAGGACGTTGTGGACACTCTACCACCCACAGCAGATCGTCCACATACCATTTCCACGGCCTATGAGAAGGGACATCAACGTCCGCCATTGACTGTCTATACATTTCAAAATCCAGAGACCATACATGAATCGAGCGGTAGTGGTAATATGGTGGCTACCAATGGTGGTAGTAATGGTAATAATGGAAATGGTGGCAATGGATCTGGTCAAAATACACCAGCAACTCAGAAGTCTCCAGCTGCAACTCTAAGTCGGCCTCCTTTGCCTGTT AAGCCCGCCCATGTG CGCTGCTCCTCATTGGAACGTCCTCTGTCTGCGCAGAGTAATCATCGACAGGGTAGTGGCAACTTGTTGCAACGTCAGTGCCCCTCGCCCATACCAGCTCATATCACTAAAG AGCTGTCCGCAGCCCATCAtgcacagcagcagcagcagcaacaatcacaacagcagcagcagcaatcacaacaacagcagcagcagacggTACCGCCCACTTATGTTAACATGTCCGAGTTGGCCAACATGGCAGCTTTAAAACTAAcgaaccaacaacaacaacagcaacagcagcagcagcaacaacaacaaccagcaGCAAAGCCATCGCCACCGCCTCTGCAGCAACAGAGTTCCATAGATTCTATAGGCTCGCAGCATTCCAATGATTCATCATCGGGCCAATTGcaccaccaacagcagcagcaccaccacaaTCACCAACACCACAACCAACACAATCCATCATTACAATTAGCCAGCACACGCTCCCATTCCATATCCTCGTCGGTGTCCTCGAATTCGCATCCTTCGATCGACTCTGCTGTGGCTGCTTCGCTTATGGGTCATCATAATGCCACCAATAGCAACACTACCACCACCACAACACCGTCCAGTGGCAGCTCAACGCCACAGAATCACTATTCCCCACTGTTAACTCAATCACCCACATCCACTGCTGCAGGTACACCCTCGGCTGCCAGTAGCACGGGCCTGGGTTTTGTCTATCAGGTGAATTCCCCGACACCGCCCACCAGTGAGATTCTAAAGATCACCGAGCAATCGGCTGGATCAGTCGACGGAGGGGAAACGGCAACCACAGAGACTGACGAAAGATCGCGTGCCTCCGTCTTGCAAAAGGCTTCAATGTTTGAAaaagcagcggcagcggcaacaTCGCCACCTCTGCCTGTTGGCCCTATTGCCGGTTCGGTGGCCCCCAATGGCGGTAGACGTTCCGAGGAGATGCGAGCAGCCGAACAACAGGAAATGG acAAATCTTTCGAAGATTCAATACAAGCactaaataatttaattggcGAATTAGACTCGTTTCAACGTGAGATCGATGAGGGCAAGGGCAAGCACAACAACAGcgccagcagcaacagtaacaacaacaacaatagtaACAACAATGGCAGTCTGAGCAGCAGTGATAACAACAACATATTGGCCACCAGCAACATTGATCTCTGCGCCATTAGCAATCAAACAAATTCCAGCGGCTGTGGCACCGATATATCCGATACCAATTCCGATGAACATCTCCAGCAACATCATGATCATCGTGAGCAACACGATGCCAGCGATTCGGAGCTGAGTCGTTGCTATGTGAGCGAGACGAGTTCGCTGACCGCTGGCTATGAGAATCCCACATTTGCCCATTTATCCCGCGAAGATCATCCATATAACAATGGCAGCGTCGGAACGGGCTATGCGGGAGCCTCGGATACCATATCGTTGTGTGCCTCATCGGATAGCGTGTGTCTGGGTCAGCCGCGACATGCCTATGTGGATACTTGCAGTGATAGCGGTAGCGCTGTGGTTGTGATCTATGATCATCAAATCCCTAACACACCGGATGTGGAATTTGTTAAACAGAATTCCGAAATAGTTGTCTTACGCACAAAAGATCCACAATCGCAATTGCAAATGCACGAGATGCGTGAATTGCAGCAATTGCCAACGAATCTAGCCGGTTCACCAGAATCATCGCCAGATTCAACAAAACCATCCATGCAGCCGCCGACAGCAACTGTGGCGCCCGCTAAGCAGCGACTCTCCTCGTTTCGTGCATCCAGTGAGCAGCAGTTGCAGTTACTTGGACGCAGTAGTCCGCAAAGAG gaggaggaggcggaggagcaatGGGCGGTGGTTCAACGCGCATAGCACGACGATCATCCATCAATCAGGCAAAACCACCGCCACCAGTTAGACGCAGTTCATCAGTCACACCCAGTCCCAATGCCACCATGGGG CCACCACCAACAAATCTTCACTATCAGCAACAAGCACAGCTAAGCAGCTCCAGTGAGCATCTGCCGCCACCACCAGCATTTATGTTGGATGCTCATCATAATATAACACCGCCAATGCCAATGATGCCACCGTTAGCTTTGCCTTCGCCACCAACAAGTATGCCCAGTTCAGCATTGAAAGTATCGGAAACTGTAAGAGCATTGGCGGCCATGAGGCATCAGCCAGCTTCGCCAGTGGCTTTGAGGcgcatgcaacaacaacaacaacagcagcaacatcatccgCAGCAGCCGCAACAACCTCAACAGCCTTTCATTCAG TCCCTGCACAACTTTTCCCCGTCAAACGATGAAACCACCGACTATGAAGCTTACTATAATTCCTATATGGAGCTGCATGCCTATGCAGAGGCTGTGAATCAAGGTCAAAAGCCATACAacggacaacagcagcaaacgcAATTGCATCCGCCTCCGCATCATAATCATCAGCAACCTTTGTCGCCTACACCGCCGCCCTATCATGCCCCACCACAGGCAGATGCACCT TCGTTCCGCACATCATCACCCGCCTCGGGAGGCAACAATGGCGGCGGCATTTATGCTCAACCCAAACTGGTCAATAGCATGTCCAGTTTTCGCACTAGCAGTCCAAGTCCAAATGGACatgcggcagcagcagcggctcACCCACTGCCACCGACACAGCCCAAGGCAAATCCGAATCTAATTGCACAGCTCAATGCACGACTCAACAGTAATAAGCAACATACTACTGATGGTGGAGGAGGAATCTATGGtaaccaccagcagcagcaacaacaacaccaacagcagcagcagcaatctgGAGGAGTTGTGGGCGATTCAATTTATATGCGCAGTGGCGGAATGTCGCATTTGCCACAGCAGCAACACTTTGACG CAGCTGCCCAAGTCTCAAGCCTGCGACAGGCCCCACAGCAACATCcccatcaacaacaacaacaacagcagcagcagcaacaacaacattataCTTGCCCACCACCTCTAGAAGATCCACCACCACCGCCCATTTATTCGGCTGGCTCTTCGGCCACTATGCCCAAGAAAATGCCACGTGCTGCCCATGCTGGACAGAATGCTTCACATATGATGAGCGCCTATGCTGCCTCTGGGTCTGGATCGACAGCAACATTGCCAAAGAATATCATACAACAGCAACGattacaacaacagcagcaacagcagcagcagcagcaatatcAACAGCCACAAGGTAtaggcaatggcaatggacATCCTAATCAGCGTCCACAATTGCCATTAccgcaacagcaacagaaactGCGAGCtgcacaacagcagcaacatttgATGGACCAACAACGGCAACCGCCCATACCCTCACGTCATTCCAGTGTGCAGCAAAAGATATTCGTCTCAACGAATCCATTTATACAGACAACAGCCGTCAAGTTTCATTCGCCTTCGGCCTCGCCCACTTGTGGCTCACCGGTAACTGGATCCTCTTTGGCTAGCATTTATGCCACAACCGCGCGTGGtagccatcatcatcaacagcagcaacaacagcaactacaacaacaacttcaacaacaacaacaacagcattaTTATCGCGATGTTGCTGGGGGCAATAGCAATGGCTACAACAATCACAATGTCCATGCCCACACCCACAATGTCCATGCCCATCATCCAA ACTATGCCACAAATAGCACAAATATTGAAAAGACTGGCAGTATAAGGGCCAAAACAAAGGCTGAATTCCTTGAGAATCTCAATGCTAAATTGGCCAAGCAAGGCATGTCTGGACGTGCATTTGCCGTACGTAATCTCATCAATAGTAAGGCCTTG cCGGATCCTCGTATTTGTCATGAGTCGCTGATGGATCAAATAAAACGCGGAGCCCCCTTGAAACGTAATCAGAAGATTAATGATCGCAGTGCTCcaaaaatacattaa
- the LOC6640620 gene encoding uncharacterized protein LOC6640620 isoform X4, producing MDLSLERDSSALGSLFQQIINDMKNTSPLWEDFVAKASKLHTCLRAAIQAIAAYLDAFQKIADAATNSRGASKEIGTALTRVCLRHKAVETRLKTFTSAIMDCLVQPLQDKIEDWKRTVATIDKDHAKEYKRCRSELKKRSSDTLRLQKKARKGQTDGLQSLMDSHMQDVTLRRAELEEVEKKSLRSAMVEERLRYCSFVHMLQPVVHEECEVMSELGHLQEAMQSIALVTKEPNVLPQASEELIHDAKASINLYPESPGGGSGSQGGGCSNSLGSRKSSVCSISSMNSSGSSNSPGHHHYQRSLSQASTSTNQTHAVSTWPPHSQDVVDTLPPTADRPHTISTAYEKGHQRPPLTVYTFQNPETIHESSGSGNMVATNGGSNGNNGNGGNGSGQNTPATQKSPAATLSRPPLPVKPAHVRCSSLERPLSAQSNHRQGSGNLLQRQCPSPIPAHITKELSAAHHAQQQQQQQSQQQQQQSQQQQQQTVPPTYVNMSELANMAALKLTNQQQQQQQQQQQQQQPAAKPSPPPLQQQSSIDSIGSQHSNDSSSGQLHHQQQQHHHNHQHHNQHNPSLQLASTRSHSISSSVSSNSHPSIDSAVAASLMGHHNATNSNTTTTTTPSSGSSTPQNHYSPLLTQSPTSTAAGTPSAASSTGLGFVYQVNSPTPPTSEILKITEQSAGSVDGGETATTETDERSRASVLQKASMFEKAAAAATSPPLPVGPIAGSVAPNGGRRSEEMRAAEQQEMDKSFEDSIQALNNLIGELDSFQREIDEGKGKHNNSASSNSNNNNNSNNNGSLSSSDNNNILATSNIDLCAISNQTNSSGCGTDISDTNSDEHLQQHHDHREQHDASDSELSRCYVSETSSLTAGYENPTFAHLSREDHPYNNGSVGTGYAGASDTISLCASSDSVCLGQPRHAYVDTCSDSGSAVVVIYDHQIPNTPDVEFVKQNSEIVVLRTKDPQSQLQMHEMRELQQLPTNLAGSPESSPDSTKPSMQPPTATVAPAKQRLSSFRASSEQQLQLLGRSSPQRGKDKVKDQQPGTIDEPTVKRTTLPPKPTSLSIFNGPTPPPTSDKPLIPRKSDFKADLDAKIRRQKLKVQQQLQQKQQQQQQEQLPQQLLQQHQQQATTHSPQSPPTARNCNVTNQAAVVITSSSSIPSTTTLLNSNPNHRMPNITATFNHKTPTTTSEPPPPSSSSSSSTSISSSSISPSVNALAPAVPARPPQPQPQTQPLSTPPIPIPSQAKPCITPRPASLSSSLGGGGGGAMGGGSTRIARRSSINQAKPPPPVRRSSSVTPSPNATMGPPPTNLHYQQQAQLSSSSEHLPPPPAFMLDAHHNITPPMPMMPPLALPSPPTSMPSSALKVSETVRALAAMRHQPASPVALRRMQQQQQQQQHHPQQPQQPQQPFIQSLHNFSPSNDETTDYEAYYNSYMELHAYAEAVNQGQKPYNGQQQQTQLHPPPHHNHQQPLSPTPPPYHAPPQADAPSFRTSSPASGGNNGGGIYAQPKLVNSMSSFRTSSPSPNGHAAAAAAHPLPPTQPKANPNLIAQLNARLNSNKQHTTDGGGGIYGNHQQQQQQHQQQQQQSGGVVGDSIYMRSGGMSHLPQQQHFDAAAQVSSLRQAPQQHPHQQQQQQQQQQQQHYTCPPPLEDPPPPPIYSAGSSATMPKKMPRAAHAGQNASHMMSAYAASGSGSTATLPKNIIQQQRLQQQQQQQQQQQYQQPQGIGNGNGHPNQRPQLPLPQQQQKLRAAQQQQHLMDQQRQPPIPSRHSSVQQKIFVSTNPFIQTTAVKFHSPSASPTCGSPVTGSSLASIYATTARGSHHHQQQQQQQLQQQLQQQQQQHYYRDVAGGNSNGYNNHNVHAHTHNVHAHHPNYATNSTNIEKTGSIRAKTKAEFLENLNAKLAKQGMSGRAFAVRNLINSKALPDPRICHESLMDQIKRGAPLKRNQKINDRSAPKIH from the exons AATACTTCACCACTTTGGGAGGATTTTGTGGCAAAGGCCAGCAAGTTGCACACATGTTTACG AGCTGCCATTCAGGCAATTGCCGCCTATTTGGATGCCTTCCAAAAGATTGCCGATGCGGCCACCAATTCAAGAG GTGCATCAAAGGAAATTGGCACAGCCCTGACGCGCGTCTGTCTGCGTCACAAGGCGGTCGAGACACGTTTAAAGACCTTCACTAGCGCCATTATGGACTGTTTGGTACAACCGTTGCAGGATAAAATTGAAGATTGGAAACGTACAGTGGCCACCATCGATAAGGATCATGCCAAAGAGTATAAACGTTGCCGCAGTGAGCTCAAAAAACGTTCCAGCGATACATTGCGTCTGCAAAAGAAGGCTCGCAAGGGTCAAACCGATGGCCTACAATCTCTGATGGACTCTCACATGCAAGATGTGACATTGCGGCGAGCCGAACTCGAGGAGGTTGAAAAGAAGTCACTTCGTTCGGCCATGGTGGAGGAGCGTTTACGTTATTGCAGTTTTGTGCATATGTTGCAGCCGGTGGTCCACGAAGAATGTGAAGTTATGTCCGAATTGGGTCATCTACag GAAGCCATGCAATCTATTGCATTGGTAACCAAGGAGCCGAATGTTCTGCCGCAGGCCTCCGAGGAGCTTATACATGATGCCAAGGCCAGCATTAATCTATATCCAGAATCACCAGGCGGTGGTTCGGGTTCCCAGGGTGGCGGTTGCTCCAATTCCTTGGGTTCACGTAAAAGTTCCGTTTGCTCCATTAGCAGTATGAATAGCAGCGGTTCAAGCAATTCACCTGGTCATCATCACTATCAACGCTCTCTGTCGCAG GCCTCGACTTCAACTAATCAGACACATGCCGTTTCCACTTGGCCACCACATTCCCAGGACGTTGTGGACACTCTACCACCCACAGCAGATCGTCCACATACCATTTCCACGGCCTATGAGAAGGGACATCAACGTCCGCCATTGACTGTCTATACATTTCAAAATCCAGAGACCATACATGAATCGAGCGGTAGTGGTAATATGGTGGCTACCAATGGTGGTAGTAATGGTAATAATGGAAATGGTGGCAATGGATCTGGTCAAAATACACCAGCAACTCAGAAGTCTCCAGCTGCAACTCTAAGTCGGCCTCCTTTGCCTGTT AAGCCCGCCCATGTG CGCTGCTCCTCATTGGAACGTCCTCTGTCTGCGCAGAGTAATCATCGACAGGGTAGTGGCAACTTGTTGCAACGTCAGTGCCCCTCGCCCATACCAGCTCATATCACTAAAG AGCTGTCCGCAGCCCATCAtgcacagcagcagcagcagcaacaatcacaacagcagcagcagcaatcacaacaacagcagcagcagacggTACCGCCCACTTATGTTAACATGTCCGAGTTGGCCAACATGGCAGCTTTAAAACTAAcgaaccaacaacaacaacagcaacagcagcagcagcaacaacaacaaccagcaGCAAAGCCATCGCCACCGCCTCTGCAGCAACAGAGTTCCATAGATTCTATAGGCTCGCAGCATTCCAATGATTCATCATCGGGCCAATTGcaccaccaacagcagcagcaccaccacaaTCACCAACACCACAACCAACACAATCCATCATTACAATTAGCCAGCACACGCTCCCATTCCATATCCTCGTCGGTGTCCTCGAATTCGCATCCTTCGATCGACTCTGCTGTGGCTGCTTCGCTTATGGGTCATCATAATGCCACCAATAGCAACACTACCACCACCACAACACCGTCCAGTGGCAGCTCAACGCCACAGAATCACTATTCCCCACTGTTAACTCAATCACCCACATCCACTGCTGCAGGTACACCCTCGGCTGCCAGTAGCACGGGCCTGGGTTTTGTCTATCAGGTGAATTCCCCGACACCGCCCACCAGTGAGATTCTAAAGATCACCGAGCAATCGGCTGGATCAGTCGACGGAGGGGAAACGGCAACCACAGAGACTGACGAAAGATCGCGTGCCTCCGTCTTGCAAAAGGCTTCAATGTTTGAAaaagcagcggcagcggcaacaTCGCCACCTCTGCCTGTTGGCCCTATTGCCGGTTCGGTGGCCCCCAATGGCGGTAGACGTTCCGAGGAGATGCGAGCAGCCGAACAACAGGAAATGG acAAATCTTTCGAAGATTCAATACAAGCactaaataatttaattggcGAATTAGACTCGTTTCAACGTGAGATCGATGAGGGCAAGGGCAAGCACAACAACAGcgccagcagcaacagtaacaacaacaacaatagtaACAACAATGGCAGTCTGAGCAGCAGTGATAACAACAACATATTGGCCACCAGCAACATTGATCTCTGCGCCATTAGCAATCAAACAAATTCCAGCGGCTGTGGCACCGATATATCCGATACCAATTCCGATGAACATCTCCAGCAACATCATGATCATCGTGAGCAACACGATGCCAGCGATTCGGAGCTGAGTCGTTGCTATGTGAGCGAGACGAGTTCGCTGACCGCTGGCTATGAGAATCCCACATTTGCCCATTTATCCCGCGAAGATCATCCATATAACAATGGCAGCGTCGGAACGGGCTATGCGGGAGCCTCGGATACCATATCGTTGTGTGCCTCATCGGATAGCGTGTGTCTGGGTCAGCCGCGACATGCCTATGTGGATACTTGCAGTGATAGCGGTAGCGCTGTGGTTGTGATCTATGATCATCAAATCCCTAACACACCGGATGTGGAATTTGTTAAACAGAATTCCGAAATAGTTGTCTTACGCACAAAAGATCCACAATCGCAATTGCAAATGCACGAGATGCGTGAATTGCAGCAATTGCCAACGAATCTAGCCGGTTCACCAGAATCATCGCCAGATTCAACAAAACCATCCATGCAGCCGCCGACAGCAACTGTGGCGCCCGCTAAGCAGCGACTCTCCTCGTTTCGTGCATCCAGTGAGCAGCAGTTGCAGTTACTTGGACGCAGTAGTCCGCAAAGAGGTAAAGATAAGGTTAAAGATCAACAGCCAGGGACAATAGACGAACCAACGGTGAAACGTACCACATTGCCACCAAAACCAACCAGCCTTAGCATTTTCAATGGTCCTACTCCTCCTCCAACAAGTGATAAACCTTTAATACCAAGAAAATCGGattttaaagccgatttagaTGCAAAAATACGCCGGCAAAAGCTAAAAGTTCAACAGCAATTgcaacagaagcagcagcaacagcagcaagaaCAACTACCACAGCAACTAttacaacaacatcagcaacaagcaacaacacaCTCACCACAGTCGCCCCCAACAGCAAGAAACTGTAATGTCACTAATCAAGCAGCCGTTGTTATAACATCCTCATCATCCATACCATCAACCACAACATTATTGAACTCAAATCCAAATCATAGAATGCCAAACATAACAGCAACATTTAACCATAAGACGCCCACAACAACATCtgaaccaccaccaccatcatcatcatcatcatcttctacatcaatatcatcatcatcaatatcTCCATCAGTCAATGCTCTTGCCCCCGCTGTGCCCGCCAGACCACCTCAGCCACAACCTCAAACTCAGCCACTTTCAACTCcaccaataccaataccaTCCCAAGCCAAGCCGTGTATTACGCCCAGGCCGGCCTCGTTGTCGTCTTCGTTGG gaggaggaggcggaggagcaatGGGCGGTGGTTCAACGCGCATAGCACGACGATCATCCATCAATCAGGCAAAACCACCGCCACCAGTTAGACGCAGTTCATCAGTCACACCCAGTCCCAATGCCACCATGGGG CCACCACCAACAAATCTTCACTATCAGCAACAAGCACAGCTAAGCAGCTCCAGTGAGCATCTGCCGCCACCACCAGCATTTATGTTGGATGCTCATCATAATATAACACCGCCAATGCCAATGATGCCACCGTTAGCTTTGCCTTCGCCACCAACAAGTATGCCCAGTTCAGCATTGAAAGTATCGGAAACTGTAAGAGCATTGGCGGCCATGAGGCATCAGCCAGCTTCGCCAGTGGCTTTGAGGcgcatgcaacaacaacaacaacagcagcaacatcatccgCAGCAGCCGCAACAACCTCAACAGCCTTTCATTCAG TCCCTGCACAACTTTTCCCCGTCAAACGATGAAACCACCGACTATGAAGCTTACTATAATTCCTATATGGAGCTGCATGCCTATGCAGAGGCTGTGAATCAAGGTCAAAAGCCATACAacggacaacagcagcaaacgcAATTGCATCCGCCTCCGCATCATAATCATCAGCAACCTTTGTCGCCTACACCGCCGCCCTATCATGCCCCACCACAGGCAGATGCACCT TCGTTCCGCACATCATCACCCGCCTCGGGAGGCAACAATGGCGGCGGCATTTATGCTCAACCCAAACTGGTCAATAGCATGTCCAGTTTTCGCACTAGCAGTCCAAGTCCAAATGGACatgcggcagcagcagcggctcACCCACTGCCACCGACACAGCCCAAGGCAAATCCGAATCTAATTGCACAGCTCAATGCACGACTCAACAGTAATAAGCAACATACTACTGATGGTGGAGGAGGAATCTATGGtaaccaccagcagcagcaacaacaacaccaacagcagcagcagcaatctgGAGGAGTTGTGGGCGATTCAATTTATATGCGCAGTGGCGGAATGTCGCATTTGCCACAGCAGCAACACTTTGACG CAGCTGCCCAAGTCTCAAGCCTGCGACAGGCCCCACAGCAACATCcccatcaacaacaacaacaacagcagcagcagcaacaacaacattataCTTGCCCACCACCTCTAGAAGATCCACCACCACCGCCCATTTATTCGGCTGGCTCTTCGGCCACTATGCCCAAGAAAATGCCACGTGCTGCCCATGCTGGACAGAATGCTTCACATATGATGAGCGCCTATGCTGCCTCTGGGTCTGGATCGACAGCAACATTGCCAAAGAATATCATACAACAGCAACGattacaacaacagcagcaacagcagcagcagcagcaatatcAACAGCCACAAGGTAtaggcaatggcaatggacATCCTAATCAGCGTCCACAATTGCCATTAccgcaacagcaacagaaactGCGAGCtgcacaacagcagcaacatttgATGGACCAACAACGGCAACCGCCCATACCCTCACGTCATTCCAGTGTGCAGCAAAAGATATTCGTCTCAACGAATCCATTTATACAGACAACAGCCGTCAAGTTTCATTCGCCTTCGGCCTCGCCCACTTGTGGCTCACCGGTAACTGGATCCTCTTTGGCTAGCATTTATGCCACAACCGCGCGTGGtagccatcatcatcaacagcagcaacaacagcaactacaacaacaacttcaacaacaacaacaacagcattaTTATCGCGATGTTGCTGGGGGCAATAGCAATGGCTACAACAATCACAATGTCCATGCCCACACCCACAATGTCCATGCCCATCATCCAA ACTATGCCACAAATAGCACAAATATTGAAAAGACTGGCAGTATAAGGGCCAAAACAAAGGCTGAATTCCTTGAGAATCTCAATGCTAAATTGGCCAAGCAAGGCATGTCTGGACGTGCATTTGCCGTACGTAATCTCATCAATAGTAAGGCCTTG cCGGATCCTCGTATTTGTCATGAGTCGCTGATGGATCAAATAAAACGCGGAGCCCCCTTGAAACGTAATCAGAAGATTAATGATCGCAGTGCTCcaaaaatacattaa